The Terriglobus roseus region TCAACTCCACGTTAAACACGAGGAAGCGAAGGCGATACGCAGCAAGACGATCGTCCATGGTGGCTGCGAGACGCGCACGATAGGAACCAAACTCTGCAATGACTGGAGATGAAGTTTCGACCGCAGAAAACGGGTACGCGGAGACAGGGGATACAAGGACACTGGTCGACATAGCGGCTCCGGCGGTGCAGCGTTCTTTGCCTACTGCAATGGAGTTTGGCGCGACTGTGAGAACAGCTTGAAAACAGAATGTGAAAGTACGGGGACACCTGTGTGAGCCAACGATGAATCACGCCCCGCATTCATTTCCTGTAGTCTGACGCAGGTGATTACAGTTGCTCAGGATGTGCGGCACTCATGGCTTCGGCGAACCATCATCTCGCCCGTGGTGCGGCTGCTTCGTCGGGGAGCTTCACCAAAACGACTGGCATGGAGCCTGACGATTGGCTTCATCATCGGCATCAACCCTGTGATCGGTTCCACGACTGTGCTGACGATTGCCGTCTCACACCTGTTCCGCCTGAATCATCCGGCATCGCAGCTTGGCACACACAGCGCTTATCCATTTCAGATTCTGCTGCTGTTGCCTTTTCTTCAGGCAGGCTCGCTGGTCTTCGGCATGGGACCGTTGCCGTTGCAACCATCTGAAATATTGCAGATGGTGAAAACGCATCCGCTGGACCTGCTGCGCACACTGTGGACATGGGAGTGGCATGCGCTGGTGCTGTGGGCCGTCATGGCCGCAGTCTTAACGCCAGCACTGGCGACATTGCTGACACGAATCCTGGAACGCGCCGCGCGCAGGCCACGCGCGGCGGCCTAACTATAGCTACACCACAATCGGAATGCGGCTGATCCCGGCAAGACCGAAGACCTCACGATAATGTTCGACCAGTTCCGTTGGACCGCTTGCCTTTTCGTAATTGTCGGAAAGCTTCACGGATGGGTATCCATTGGCCGCAGTCAGTTTGCAGACCAGCGAGATGGGTTCCAGCGCACCTTCACTGCGGGGATGGCAATCGCGGAAATCATTGGTTAACAAAGTTCCCCAACCTGCAGAGAAGCGAATGCGCCGATCCAAATGCCACTTGCGGGTATCGAGGAAATCCGATGCGCTGCGGAAGTCGCGCACGCTGACACCGGGTGCCACGGTTCCAGAGAAGTACGCATGAAGACTCAGGATGGTCTGCACATCCAAACCATCGCTTGCAATCAGTAGCTTCGTCCTTGGATCTTTCCCGCGCGATGCAAGCCAATTGATGTACTCATCGCCTGCGATAAACGGGTCCTTCGAATCGACACGCTGACCTGTCCAGTCCGCAACCCAGTCCGGTGCATGTTGCAGGAACTGTGTGGTGCCGTAGGTGTCCGGCAACATCACGCGCAGTGCTCCGTGATACGTCTGCTGCCACAGTTCCAGAATGCGATACTGCGACGCCTTCAGTTCCTCATCGTTCGTTGCCATTGCTGCAAGCGCCATGGGCAGTTCATGCGCGTTGGTGCCGATGGCTTCCATGTCGTGCTTGTATGCGAGGAACGTATTGCTTGTGCCAGTGAATGCTGCACCAAGTTCCGAGTGCATCGCCTCCACCACAAATTCCTGCCACAGAAACGAATGACGACGACGCGTGCCGAAGTCTGCAACAGCAAGGCCCGGTACATCGCGCAGTTGTTCGATCTTGCCCCAGAGTCGCGTCTTTGCGCGCGCATAAAGAATGTCGAGTTCAAACTCGCTCATGCCCTTTAATGCTGCGCGTGTCTTCAACTCGTTGAGGATGGAGAGTGCGTAGATCTCCCACATGGTCACGCTGATCCACGAACCTTCAAAGGTCAGTTCAAATTGACCGTCGCGTTCCGCCAAGTGATAGTCGCAGAGCGCAAAGTCGTTCTCAAGCCATTCAAGGAATGCAGGCTCAAAGATGCCGCGTGTTCCGTAAAACGTATTACCCGCGAGCCAGATCATTTCGCTCTTGCGATAACGCAGTTTCTTCACATGATCCAACTGCGCGATGACAGCTTCGCGTGGAATCATCTCCGCCAAACGGAACTTGTGGTTGCGATTGTTCAAGCTGAACGTAACGCGCGTATCGCGAAAGTGCTTCCAGATGAACTGGAGCATGAGCAGCTTGTAAAAGTCCGTATCGAGCAACGAACGCACGATGGGGTCAAGGTCCCAGTTATGGTTATGCGCGCGTTCAGAGAAGTTGATGATCATGGCTGTCCTTATGAGGGTAGCAAGCGCCATATGGTCGCAAAAACGCTTAAAAATAAATTGACAAGCACGCTTGACATGACAAGGACGCTTTACGTAAAGTTTACTTGTCATCAGAGAACGGCCGCTTTGGTGCATCGAGTGAAGGAGAAATCACACATGCTCTTCTGTTCTGGAAATACGAGCCCTGCGAAGCGCCGCTATCTGCAAGGGACCTTCGGGGTCATGATGTCGTATGTCGGCCTGGTTATGTCGTCGCGCATCATGGTGAACCACTGGCATCCCAAGGGCTGGCATTTGTTCGTTGCGGCTGCCCTGCCCACCATTCCCATCCTCTGCCTCGCGTACATTGTGGCGCGCTATCTGAAGGAAGAGCGGGATGAATATCAACGCGACCTGATTGTGCGCAGTATGTTGTGGGCAACAGGAGTAGCGCTTTCACTCTCTGTCTTCTCCGGATTTCTGCGCAGCTACGGTGTGGACACGCAACTGCCAGCGTTCACAGAATTCATTGCCTTCTGGATTACGGTAGGCCTGGTTCAGGCTATCCATTCCATGATGAATCGTGGAGCTGAAGATGAATAACCATCTACGCGATCTTCGAGCGGAACGTGGATGGTCACAGGCGTATCTGGCCGAACAGCTTGAGGTCTCGCGGCAGAGCGTGAACGCCATTGAAACCGGAAAGTATGACCCGTCGTTGCCGCTGGCATTCCGCATTGCGAAGCTCTTCAGCTTGCCCATCGAAAAAATCTTCAGCGCCGACTAATTTCAACAAACACTCTCCAAGCATTGTTCCTGCGGCAGTTCATAACTGCGCGCTCGTCCCCTCTTGTCTTCAAAAACGCATTTTTCTGAAAGGACAACGCCATGAACTTCAATTTCTGCTTTCGTGATTACGCTCTTCCGCTCGCACTGATTCTTGCTGCACTCATGCTGCTCACTTGGCCATCACATGACACTCCGCATCAGCATGCGCATAGCGTTTGCACGATGGACCTGGGTTCGCCACTACCGCTTTAAATACGCCACAGAAGTAAGCGGCGCACGGTACGGCATACGCGGGTCTACTATCGACACCAGGAAGTTTTATCGAAAGGGGTCCCTCTCCCATGCCGTACCGTATCTCCCGCCGTGGCTTTGGAAAACTTGCAGGCATCTTTGCCGCCGCGTCCGCCTCACCCTTGCGCCTCTTTGCTGAAATGGGACACTCACAGTCCACAGCACGTGCCGCAGGGTTGCACTTTCCCAAAGGATTTCTGTGGGGATCGGCAACCGCTTCCTATCAAGTCGAAGGCGCAGTCAATGAAGACGGGCGCGGTCCCAGCATCTGGGACACCTTCAGCCATACTGCAGGTAAAACACACAACGGTGATACGGGCGATGTATCAACGGACAGCTACCATCGTTACGCCGAAGACATTGCGCTGATGAAAGACCTTGGTCTGAAGACGTGCCGGTTCTCGGTTGCATGGTCACGTATCTTCCCCACCGGCAGCGGTCAGGTGAATCAGAAAGGCATCGATCACTATCGCAAGTTCTGCGAAGCTCTTCGTGCCGCAGGCATTGAACCGTATTGCACGCTCTATCACTGGGATCTTCCGCAGGCGCTGGAAGACAAAGGTGGATGGCGCAACCATGACACCGCAAAGATCTTCGCTGATTACGCTGGCTACACTGCAGGCAAACTCAGCGATCTCTGCTCAAATTTCATGACCATGAACGAGATCTGGACGTTCGTGGAACTTGGGTATGGAAACGGTGTCCATGCGCCCGGATTGAAGTTGTCGCGAGGTGAACTCGCGCAGGTTCGGCATCACGCTGTGCTGGGTCATGGATTGTCTGTTGGTGCCGTGCGCGCGGCTGCACCGAAGGCAAAGGTAGGCCAGGCAGAGAACCTGAGCGCAATTGTGCCTGTATATGACTCGCCGGAACAGGTTGCAGCAGCACGCCAAGCGATGGTGGAGCAGAACGCCGGATACCTGACCGTGATGCGCACCGGCAAGTACACCGATCATTACTTGAAGACACTGGGTGCCGACGCGCCAAAGTTCACTCCCGAAGAGATGAAGGCGATTGGTTCACCGCTCGACTTTCAGGGATTGAATATCTACACGGCCACCTATGCACGCGCCGTGAACAACGAGGTTGGATATGACATCGTTGGCGCTCCAGCATCGTATCCACACATGGAAAGCCCTTGGTTAACGATTGGCCCTGATGCTTTGTATTGGGCTCCAAAGCTGGTCCATGAAGCGTTCGGCGTGAACGAAATCTACATTACGGAAAACGGTTGTTCATCTGCCGACGTGCTCGCAGGCGACGGACACATTTATGACACGGACCGCGTGATGTATCTGCGCAATTACCTGATGCATCTGCAACGCGCAGTAAGCGAAGGCATTCCGGTAAAGGGTTACTTCCTGTGGAGCCTGCTCGATAACTACGAGTGGGCCGACGGTTATGACAAACGTTTCGGCATTACTTACGTTGACTTCAAGACGCAGAAGCGCACGCCGAAATTAAGCAGCGATTTCTACAAGAACGTGATCGCGAAGAACTCTCTGTAAGTTATCCAGTAATGGCATGGTCGGCGGGCAGATCTTCGCCCGCCCATACCTTCTTCTGCGTCCACGCTGCGTCCGCGTCGGACCAGAATGGGTGAGAGTGTGCCAAACCCAGCGGAAGCCAAGCCGCGCTGCAAAGATAAAGGCTGCCAGTGGAGATGTACGTTTCCCCCAGCGATGGCTGGTGACCTGCGAGACCAATCTGCAACCAACCCTTGCTGTCGAACGTTCCGGGTGCATTCAACGTGCGCCGCTGCACAGCAGTTAGTGCTCCTCGCACCTGGGAAGGTTTCACATGCTGATCCAGCAGCCCGCGCAACGAGACATCAGCAAGTAATTGGAATGCTCCAGCTCGATAAGTAATGGAACGACCAAGCACAGGAAAGGTTCCATCAGGACCGATCATGCGTTCTTGAATCGAAGCATAGCGCGTAGCGTGCTTCGCAATCTCTTCACGCATGGATTTCCACACTGCAGCTTCATCCCCCAATACCTGCATCAACATCAGCAGATACGGCTGCATTACGTAACTGTTGTAGTTATCTGCATGGAAATCCGGGCCGTCCCCATAAAGTCCGTCGCCCTTGTACCAGCTATGTAATGAGTTGAGCGCATAGGCAACGCGCATCTTGTCGTAATCCGTGCCCAGGCGGAAGAGCAATGCCTCATCCATCGCGGAAAACAGAACCCAGTTATTGAGTCCTGTGAGTACCTTGCGTTCCGCAATCATTGCAGCGATGAGTTGCTGCTTCGTATTCGGAGATAACGTATCGATCAACTGCTTTGGCGCACGCAACATCGCAAGCGCAAGAAACGATGCGTCCACCACCGTCTGCGAGGAATCACCAAAGCGCATGTAATCCGGCGACGCAGGATCGACTGCGGAAGCGATCGCTTCTTTCGCCATCGTGCGATACCGTTCGCGCAGTTTTGTCTCTCGTGCGCTCTCACCTGAGGAAGCATCAAGTTCCAACCACGGCGCGAGCCCCATCATCAATCGTCCGAGCGCTTCGAGATGTGTGCCAATGGCGCGTTCTGCTTCGTGGCCCTTCACGGCTTCGACTGGCATGGTCTTACGAAGTTCACGTTTCGAGAGCGAAGAGAGGACTGGCTCAGAAACCTTCTCAACCCAGTTAAGCCACGTGGAACGATCGTCGGCGTGTCCAACACCGGCATCATGGGTCTGTGCATTACCGAATGCTGGCGCGATGGCGGCAAGTGCAGCGCTTCCGAGAAAGTTACGGCGATTCATCTTGGGTTGTTGTCCTCGTGTGCAGCATCCTATCGCGTGCGTTTGTGAGCTTGCACTCTGCACATTCGAACGTACCTATCGCAGCTGAAGACATGGCTTTGCGACTTGTTCACGCTTTCCGCCGCTGAAATCGATGTTTTTACAGCGAATATAAGGTGAAGAAAGGCAACTGTTTTCTGCTCACGAAATCTTCATAAAACCCGCGTCCCGACTGGCGAAAACGCGATACACTGGTAGACGTTATGTCAACGAAACAGGAACTCCTCCAGAACCCGATCCAGCACATCGACATCAAGCAGCACAACGTTGTCGCACTGGTTGATGCCATGAACCACATGGCGTACTCTTCCCGCGACCTTGCACGCGCTGCCACGATTTACGACATGATGCTGCGCGATACCGAGTGCGGCGTCATCCTTTGCCTCGCCGGATCGCTGATCTCGGCGGGCCTGAAGCAGGTCATCATCGACCTGCTGCGCAACAACATGGTGGACGCCATCGTCTCCACCGGCGCAAATATCGTTGACCAGGACTTCTTTGAAGCCCTCGGCTTCAAGCACTACGTGGCCGGCGAAGAGTACAAGTACGGCGCGGGCGATGCTGAGCTGCGCGAAATGATGATCGACCGCATCTATGACACGTTCATCGACGAGGAAGAGCTGCGCATCTGCGACGAAACGACCGAGAAGATCATCAACGGCATGAAGCCGGGTGCGTACTCCTCGCGTGAGTTCATCAAGGAAATGGGCAAGTACCTGGCTGAGAACGGCCGCACGCCCAAGAACGGCAACGAAGACTCGATCGTTCTGGCTGCCTATGAGCTGAACATCCCCATCTTCTGCCCCGCATTCTCTGACTGCTCGTTCGGCTTCGGCATTGTGGCTCACCAGCACGCTCGCCAGGGCAAGCCGATGTGCTCCATTGACAGCGGTAAGGACTTCTACGAACTGACCCAGCTGAAGATTCAGAACCCGACCACTGGCTTGCTGATGATCGGCGGCGGCGTTCCGAAGAACTTCGCGCAGGACATCGTGGTGGCTGCGGACATCCTTGGCGTGGAAGCTTCCATGCACAAGTACGCCATCCAGATCACGGTTGCTGACGCTCGCGACGGCGCTCTTTCCGGCTCGACCCTGAAGGAAGCTTCTTCGTGGGGCAAGGTCGACCTTACCTGGGAGCAGATGGTGTACAGCGAGGCGACCATCGCCCTGCCGCTCATCGCCGGTTATGCGTACCACAAGAAGGCGTACGCGGCTCGCACAGCCAAGGCCTTCGCTCAGGTGCTGGAGCCGGTCACGGCGTAAGCATCCCTCCGCAAAAGGAAAATCGAACGGCGGTCCATCGGGGCCGCCGTTTTCTTGCTCCATTCCCGGATTGCAACTCAACCACACGCAGCATCCGATATCCCACAGAAGCTGCATGACGTATGCCTTCCTGCAGCCGTAAGATTGTCTTCGACAATGCACCACATTCTGCTGATCGACGACGAAGATGATATTCGCGAGGTTGCCTCACTTACGCTGGAGGTAACAGCCGGCTGGCGCGTGATCACTGCGGATTCCGGCACTGCTGGCATCCGCGCGGCACTCGCTGAAAAGCCTGAGGCTATCCTGATGGACGTGATGATGCCCGAGATGGACGGCCCCACCACCTTTCGCGAGATGCAAAAGCTCCCTGAGCTGGCAAACATTCCCGTCATCCTTCTAACGGCCAAGGTGCAGGGCGTGGACCAGCGGCGGTTTTCCGATCTGGGTGTGGCTGCGGTCCTATTCAAGCCCTTTGACCCCATGACACTGGCTCAGCAAATCGCTGATGTGCTGCACTGGGATAGTGTGGCCGTCTAGCCATGGCAGACGTTCCCATGGAGGCGGCGCTGGCCGCCATCTGGAAGAAAAACCTGCAGCAGACACGCGACCGCTTGACCCTACTAAAGCGTGCAGCTGACCATCTCAGCACGACTCGTACGCTTGAAGAAGATCTGCGAGCCAACGCCGTTTCCACGGCCCATAAGATGGCCGGTTCGCTTGGCATGTTTGGATTGCACAGCGCCACGGAAGCTGCGCGTGCCATCGAGCAATCTTTGGATCACGAAGGTCTACCGCAGCCAGAACGTTTGCAGGAACAGGTGGACGCGTTGGCGACAATCCTCACCCCGCACCTGTGCGATTGAACAGGGATCACAAAATATTGCGTCGGCCGATAGCGTTTTCGTGCTAATCCTACTGGCATGATTCTTCATGCTTTGTTGGTATGGCTCCTGAGTGCGCTTGCGCTGGTTGTTGCAGCGTACCTCCTTCCTTCGGTGGAGATCGATTCATTCGGCACAGCGATGATTGCCGCCGTGCTGATCGGCCTGCTGAACGCAACGTTGGGCTTTCTCATCCGCCTGGTGGCATTTCCCATCACCTGGCTGCTCCCCGGCTTGATGTACCTGATCTGTGACGCCATCATGATTTACATCGTGTCGCGTTTTGTACGAGGGTTTTCTGTGAAGAACTTTACGGCGGCGTTTCTCTGCGCGCTGATCGTTGCTGTGGTGAACGTTCTTCTGTCCTACGTCGTGTAATCACGGGCGGGAGCACGGTAGACTCGGTTCTATGAAGGCTGTTGGCTACCATACTCCCCTCCCCATCGACGACCCGGACGCATTGCTGGACATTGAACTGGAGATGCCCACGGCGCGCGACCGTGACCTGTTGGTAGAGGTCCGTGCGATCTCGGTGAACCCTGTCGACATCAAGCAGCGCAAAAGCGCCAAGCCCGACTCCGGCAAAGAGTACAAGGTGCTGGGTTGGGATTGCGCTGGTGTGGTTGTGGGCACCGGCAAGCTGACATCCATGTTTAAGAAGGGTGATGAGGTCTTTTACTCCGGATGCATCGCCCGGCAGGGTGCCAACGCGCAGTTTCATTCTGTGGATGAACGCATTGTTGCCATCAAGCCAAAGAGGCTGAGCTTTGCACAAGCTGCCGCGCTTCCGCTAACTTCGCTCACAGCCTGGGAGATTCTGTTCGATCGCTTTGGCGTGGAGCAGCGTCGCATTGGCTATGGAGCGCCGCGAAAAGGCTCCATTCTCATCATTGGTGCAGCGGGCGGTGTGGGCTCCATGCTAATGCAGATTGCATCGCACATGACACCGCTGACCGTTGTCGCAACCGCGTCGCGCCCTGAGACTGCGGAATGGTGCCGCCAGATGGGTGCGGATTATGTCATTGACCACCATCGCGACATCCGCACACAGATGCAGGAGCTGGGGTTGGGCGAAGTGGAATATATTGCGTTGCTTTCCGCTACGGATACGCACTATCCCGGCATTGCAGAACTGCTTGCCCCACAGGGAAAGATTGCCATCATTGACGATCCGCAAAAGCCCGTCGATGCACGTCCGCTGAAGCGCAAGAGTGCGTCCATCTGTTGGGAGTTCATGTTCACGCGTAGCTACTACGAAACGCCAGACATTCTTCGCCAGCATGATTCGCTCACGGAGGTCAGCAAGCTGATGGACCTGGGCACACTGAAGACCACCATGACGAAGAGCTACGGCACGATCAATGCGCAGAACCTGAAGATGGCGCACGCATGGATTGAGAGCGGACGCTCCATCGGCAAGATCGTGCTGGAAGGCTGGGAGTAATGACGAGCAGACGTGTGCTGCTGTTTGATCCAGCGGCACAGCCATCGTCATGGAATCAGCGGATCGGTGCGAGTGACTTTGCTGTGCACTATTCCAGCTTCCCGGACGGCTATGTTGGCGCACCTTACTGCGATGTATTGGCCTCTGCAGCGGAAGCCGAAGCGTATGCGCAAAACTATGTGACTGAGCATCCGCAGGTTCGCTGCCGCGTGTATGACGCACACGGCCTGGTGGGCGCACCGCTATTTGAAGTTGCGGGTAAGTCTTACAAAGGCGAAAGCAATCTAAGCCAATTCCGTCGCTGGGGTGGCAGTGTTCTGTTTGTGGTGGGATCCATCCTGTTCTCCATTGATGTCTTTCAGGACTATCGATTGCTGTGGCCTTCCACCATTGGCTCACGCCTCGCAATTCCCGGAGCTCTGTTGCTGGTAACGGAAGGACTGGTAGTTCTTACGGCGCGACACAACGCGAAGAAGAAAGCCGCGGCAACATCGTAAGAACGCATGAATCCTCTTCTCGTTTCCATGTTGGTGGTGCTGTCCACAACCCTCCTCTGCGGATGGATTGCGCGCAGGCTGGGGCAGGCCAGCGTGATTGGCGAAATGACTGGTGGCATTCTGTTGGGGCCAACATTGCTCGGACGTCTCGTGCCGTCCACTTGGCATGCTCTCTTCACTCCAACAACGCTTAGCGCGTTTGATGTGCTCAGCACGCTCGGCCTAGTGCTGTACCTGTTTCTGATTGGCAGTTCACTGGACTACAGCCATATGCATCAGCAAAAGAGGACGGCTGCTGCCGCAGGGCTTGCCAGTCTGCTGTTGCCGTTTGTATTGGGTGTCATGGTGGCGAAGCCAACGATGGCCCGTTTCCCCACATCAGCAGCACTTCTTCCGTTCACATTGTTCCTCGGCATCTCGCTCAGCATTACAGCATTCCCCGTACTCGCAAGAATCCTCGAAGAACGCGGCCTTACATCCACTCCGTTAGGCGTAACGGCGCTGCTATGCGCTGCAGCCGATGACGTGTGTGCGTGGATGTTGCTCGCTGTAGCGATGTCCATCATGCCGCACAACGGCAGCGCACTCTCCATGCCAATGCGAATGATGCTGTTCGCTGCATATCTGCTGGTAATGTTCGTGGTGACGCGGCTCGCACGCACCATCGCAAACCGTTATCGTGAACGATCGCTCCCTGCATCGATCGTTGCTGGTTCAGTCCTGGTGGCATTGCTCTCCGCTGCAACCACGGATGCGCTTGGACTTCATCCTTTGTTTGGAGCATTCGTAGCAGGACTTGCGTTCCCACGTATTCCAAAATGGCAGAAGACACTGAACGACTCGCTCCAGGTTCCAGTGACCTCGCTATTGCTGCCATTCTTCTTCGCGCTTACAGGGCTTCGCACGCGTCTGGATCTACTACAAGGCAGCGGAGTGCTCTCATGGACACTGTTACTCTTGCTTCTCGCTGTTGTGGGCAAGATCGGCGGCGGTGTCATTGCAGCGAGGCCGCTGGGGGAATCATGGCGCAATGCATTTGCGCTTGGCGCCATGCTGAACACACGCGGACTTGTTGAGTTGATCGTGTTGAACATCGCTTACACACAAGGTGTGTTCGGCCCCACGTTGTTTGCAGCGTTGGTTGTCGTGGCGCTGGTGACCACGATCATGACTTCGCCGCTGTTGACGTTGCTGAGCATCGACCACAACAGCATCGCCGCCTAGCTGTGGTGCGTCATCTCTTTTGCGTACACCTGATGCGTTACACGGGGTAGTTCTTCACCCTTGTGCAGGTCGCGCACGCATTGCAACACTGCAAAGTCCTCCGTCGTCATGCGTTCGCGACTACGAAGATAGTCCAGCCAGCTTTCCATGACAAAGCTCTCTTCCAACCGCTCCGCATCATTGCCATCACGAAACACGGCCCATCGGATCGCTCCTGTGCGAAGACGCACCTCGCGCAGCTTGTGAATGCGACCAACGAACTCGTTGTAATTCTCGACGTCCACAATGTAGTCCACAAGAATGCGGACCGGACCATCTTCCGGAGCGGGCTCCAATTCCAGATGTGGCACGGGACGTTTGAACTGATAGGGCGTAAGGTCAGGCAAGCTGCCGCGCAAAACATGCAGTCGTAACGTGACAGGCATGGCAATTGCAATGAGTACAGCAGCGCTGGTCATTGAAGCGGTGACACTGCTGTGTTCCGCAACATAACCCCAGACAAACGAGCCCAGCGCCAGTCCTCCTTGAAAAATCATCTGGTACATGCCTAGTGCACGCGCCTGCACCCATCCCGGCGAAGACAATTGCACACCGGTATTCAGCGTGGCCATAGTACAAGTCCACGCGAAGCCACCACCGATGAGAAACAAAATATCCAGTGTGACAGAGTGAATGAATGCAAGCACCAGCAACGTTGCCAGGAACTGCACGCTGGCCACTGCAAGCACACGGTCCGCAGTAAACTTCGCACGGATGCGCGGCAGCGCAACAGCCGCCAGAACAGCACCCAGTCCCATCGAGCCATTCAACACACCATAGCCGGTCGCGCCAGAGATGTAATGGCTGTGCGTGAATTCACGCCTCGCAATCAGTGACAGCAGCGACCAAACCGCAGCGGCAGAAAACGTAAACAGAAACGCACGTAAAAAGATTGCCTGCAACACAGGCGCATAACGCAAGTACCGCAACCCCGTTCCAACCGAACCGAAGATGCGTTCCGCAGGCAGAGCGCTCTTGAACAGTGGTTTGCGCTTCCACTTGTAGAGCACCCAGATCACCGCTGCGAATGATCCTGCATTCAGCGCAAACACCCATCCCGCGCCTGTGCTCGCTTTGACGAACAACGCCACCATGAGTCCGCCCATGGCAGGGCCGACAGCGCGCGCAAGATTGTTGCTAGCTGAAGCAAGCGAAACAGCATTCGGCAACTCTTCACGTGGCACCAGTTCGGGCACAATCGCCTGCCATGCTGGGCTGTTCATTGCAGAGCCTACGTTCATCAGGAACGTCAGTGACAACAGCGCCATGGGCCCGATCACACCAAGCAGCGCCAGCACCGCCATCAGAAACACGGCAACCATCTGCCATGCCTGCCAGAAGATCAGCAACCTGCGACGCTCAAAGATATCCGCCGTGGCACCTGCAAATAATCCAAGCATCAACACCGGCAAGCTGGCTGCGGTCTGCATGGATGCAATCAACAACGGCGACCCCGTCAACGCCGTCATCAACCACGTAGCCGCGGTGTCCTGCATCCACGTCCCCACATTGGACACGGTGGAAGCGATCCAACGATCACGGAACAGCGGTATCTTCAGTGGACCAAACCCGTTACTCTGTGCCACTCGCGGTGCTGCGGCAGCACCAGCTACGGCTGGTACGGGCGATTCTTCAACGGTGTCCTGGCTTGCTTCTGGATTCATGCTCTCTCTTTGCTAGATGCAGAATGATCGCTCAAGTGATGCAAGGCATGGTCTCCGCAAAAAACCACCAGTGTTCCATCATCAA contains the following coding sequences:
- a CDS encoding zinc-binding alcohol dehydrogenase family protein; this encodes MKAVGYHTPLPIDDPDALLDIELEMPTARDRDLLVEVRAISVNPVDIKQRKSAKPDSGKEYKVLGWDCAGVVVGTGKLTSMFKKGDEVFYSGCIARQGANAQFHSVDERIVAIKPKRLSFAQAAALPLTSLTAWEILFDRFGVEQRRIGYGAPRKGSILIIGAAGGVGSMLMQIASHMTPLTVVATASRPETAEWCRQMGADYVIDHHRDIRTQMQELGLGEVEYIALLSATDTHYPGIAELLAPQGKIAIIDDPQKPVDARPLKRKSASICWEFMFTRSYYETPDILRQHDSLTEVSKLMDLGTLKTTMTKSYGTINAQNLKMAHAWIESGRSIGKIVLEGWE
- a CDS encoding cation:proton antiporter is translated as MNPLLVSMLVVLSTTLLCGWIARRLGQASVIGEMTGGILLGPTLLGRLVPSTWHALFTPTTLSAFDVLSTLGLVLYLFLIGSSLDYSHMHQQKRTAAAAGLASLLLPFVLGVMVAKPTMARFPTSAALLPFTLFLGISLSITAFPVLARILEERGLTSTPLGVTALLCAAADDVCAWMLLAVAMSIMPHNGSALSMPMRMMLFAAYLLVMFVVTRLARTIANRYRERSLPASIVAGSVLVALLSAATTDALGLHPLFGAFVAGLAFPRIPKWQKTLNDSLQVPVTSLLLPFFFALTGLRTRLDLLQGSGVLSWTLLLLLLAVVGKIGGGVIAARPLGESWRNAFALGAMLNTRGLVELIVLNIAYTQGVFGPTLFAALVVVALVTTIMTSPLLTLLSIDHNSIAA
- a CDS encoding MFS transporter, producing the protein MNPEASQDTVEESPVPAVAGAAAAPRVAQSNGFGPLKIPLFRDRWIASTVSNVGTWMQDTAATWLMTALTGSPLLIASMQTAASLPVLMLGLFAGATADIFERRRLLIFWQAWQMVAVFLMAVLALLGVIGPMALLSLTFLMNVGSAMNSPAWQAIVPELVPREELPNAVSLASASNNLARAVGPAMGGLMVALFVKASTGAGWVFALNAGSFAAVIWVLYKWKRKPLFKSALPAERIFGSVGTGLRYLRYAPVLQAIFLRAFLFTFSAAAVWSLLSLIARREFTHSHYISGATGYGVLNGSMGLGAVLAAVALPRIRAKFTADRVLAVASVQFLATLLVLAFIHSVTLDILFLIGGGFAWTCTMATLNTGVQLSSPGWVQARALGMYQMIFQGGLALGSFVWGYVAEHSSVTASMTSAAVLIAIAMPVTLRLHVLRGSLPDLTPYQFKRPVPHLELEPAPEDGPVRILVDYIVDVENYNEFVGRIHKLREVRLRTGAIRWAVFRDGNDAERLEESFVMESWLDYLRSRERMTTEDFAVLQCVRDLHKGEELPRVTHQVYAKEMTHHS